The genomic segment CATAGGTCTCTTCAGTGACTTCCAAAAACGGTTCCAGAATGGAAGTGCCTGCATTCACATGGAGAAAATCGATCTTGCCGAAATGCTTTTCAACATAGTCTCCGAATGCTTGCACATCCTTCATGCTTGAAACATCAGACACTACAACCTGTGCCCGTTCGCCCAGCTCACGTTTGGCTTCTTCCGCATTTTTCGGATTGCGGCCAGAAACGATTACCTCAGCGCCACCTGCCAGCAATGCTTTTGCCACAGTCAAACCCATACCATGTGTACCTCCAGTTACGACAGCTTTTTTCCCTGTATAGATGTTCATTTCTGTTCCTCCTTGAGTGAATGAGTAATCTTTCAGAATGTAGTCTAAACGTTCACGCTAATGTGAAAGTCAAGGGCTTATGGATTAGGTAGACGGTATACCGAAAGAAAAATCTGTTGTAAAATTTTTGAAAGGAGTGTGTGAAATGCTAAAACAGAAGCAGATTATCGAAGCCGTTCAAGAAGCTTGTGAGCAAGATGAGCAAGTTACATCATGCATGATGTATGGCTCCTTTACAAAGGGCGAGGGGGATCAATACTCGGATGTTGAGTTTTATATTTTTATAGACGATCCTTCTTTTGAGACATTTCAATCCAAACATTGGGTCGCCAATATTGCTCCTTACGATTTGATGTTTTTCAATGAATATGGAACGGAAGTCGTGATTTTTTCTAATTTGATCCGAGGTGAGTTTCATTTCTTGCCTGCCTCAAAAATCGAAATCATAAAAAGCTTCAAGCCGACGGGAGTTTTCCCTGATACAAACTCCATGTTTATTTACGACAACACAGGGATGCTGAGAGAATATCTGGATGATTTAGGGGGCAAAGGTCCAGAGAGATTGACTGATGAAAATGTTTCCTTTGCTTTCCATAACTTTGTTAACGCTTGGTTGTTGGGAATAAACGTGATGAGAAGAGGAGAACTCGCACGATCTTTAGAGGTGTTAACCTATGTGCAAAAGTATATGTTGCAGCTCCTTAGAATCAATGAGCAGAATGTAGAGCGGTGGCTAAACAGCACGAAGAATTTGGAGAGAGACTTGAGTCCTGAAGCATACGAGGATTACACATTGATCACAGCAAGATTGCGGAAAGAGGAATTGGAACAAGCCTATACGCATGCGCTGATGCTGGCGGACAAATTGAGGAAGCAATTGGAGCCTCACTATGATTTTGATGTGGATGAGAGAATGATCGGTAAGCTTCGCGATTATTTGAATCAAATCGAATAACAGAGGATGGTCGAGGAAGAAAGTGAAATTTGGCCCGCGTATGTAAAAGCTAGGTTTATACGGCAACATATTGGATTCAAAAGACACTAGAGTCGTTCTACTAGTGTCTTTTTGTCAAGATCGGGTTTGGTGTCGAATGGGTTGGTTATTTTTGGTATAATTCAAGGGCATTGAAGCTTTGGGGTTGAATCCAACATGAATGGAAGTGACTGTATTACATGATCAATCTGGGGCAATATCCTCATAGCAAAGAGAGTCTTTGTCAACTACTTGAACGATCGAGAGCGAGAACACTCTCCCATGAAGAAGTCGCAAAGTGGTGTTGGCTGTTTTGGTCAAGATGGAGATCAGATGAAGACGATTTATTTACAAAAACAGATGAGATGGCAATCGATATCGTGATGGAGATTGGAGAATTTTGGGTAAATAAGCCACGGTATGGAGTCCAAACAATCATTTTCGGGGATGAACAGATCGATATGTGGATTGGCAGATTACAATAATCCGTTAGAAAAGCACGATTAGAATTGGAGGGGAATACTTGGACACTCAACTAACGCTAAATTATTTATCTGCGTATGTCCACCACCATAAGTACTATCTGGATGTGTGGCGTACAAAAGGGTTCTCATGGAATTGGGGAGCTGCATTTTTTGGAGAAGCATGGTTTGCCTTCCGGAAGATGTATCTGCTTGCAATCATTATTTATTCTGTGAATCTATGTGTAGGTTTACTATTGGGTTTAGTTGGACTTGATGATGCTACTTTTTATGAAATATACATTGTCTTCGCAATTACTCAACGAGTACTTTTCGCATTAACAGCCAATTTTTTGTACTATGTTTCGGCAGTGCAAACAATTAAAAAAGCTCACAGTAAACATACAACGCTTGATCTAGATGAGATAAAGAAGCTGGGTGGGACTAGTGTCCGGGCTGTTATTGTGGTGGTGCTGGTAAATTTTTGTTTTAGTCTGCTGGATCGATTCTTGACATAGTGAAAAAGTTTCCTCAATAGAGGAGGGAAATAGTATGGGAGAAGCTTATAAGCTGCTTTGTCATCATTGTTCCTATAACCAAAAAATATATGTTGGCGTTGGATTCAGATATATTCGATTGCCGGAAATATGGGAATGGTTCGAGGATGAAGCTGGCAAGGAGCGCATCCGTGATTTTATGCAGGACAATAGCACGAGACATAGCTGCTTTCAAGGTCTGTATATTTGCGAGAAATGCAATTACCTGCTGAATGCCACCTATTTGCATATGGAGTCGGATACCGATACATATAAGAACAGCTATGATTGTCCACGATGTTCAGAGAAAATGCCTTCTATGCCTGTCGATGAGGAGCTTGATCACGGTCTTGCGTTAGCTTGTCCCGAGTGCGGCACGGAAAAGCTGTCCGTGGAGTGTTTCTTGCATTGGGATTAGAAAAGGCGTCCCATAGACAAATACGAGTATTTGGACGAATTATTTATAGTAGCTAGAAACTTGAAGGAGAATCTAACATGAGCATTTGGCCTAAGCCTTTCTTAGAGCCCGAAGCATTAAAACAGCGCCTGCTTATCCTAAGCGCACTGGATATCGTATTGTGTCAAGAGGAATGGCTGCGCAGATATCAGTTTGATCCACAATGGGATGAAAACACAACCTTCGCGAGCGTTAGCAATGGCGCTGGCGACGATCTTTTCATCCTGTTCACCCCTGAGGGCGTCATTGTAAAAGGGTTCGATCATGAATCGGAAATGAGTCCCCGCCAGAGGAGAATACGAAGTTTGGCCTGGCATCTATGAGCAAGTCCCTCCTGCTTTGCTTCATCGACTCGATGACGAAGCGGTTACCAAGGAGGACGTTACGTTTTGCTTATGGCGAGAATCTACTGATCGCGTGTGGAAAACAGGAGACGTACATAATCCGCAAGGCTTGGATGACGGATCAGATTTTTTGCTTGGGATGATATATGACAGTCCAGAAGACTATGTAGAATGGGCAGAAGCCTACTACGAGGTGAAAGTCCCGCTCGATCTAGTTGGTTTCACGTATTCAAATACTTCCATCACCAAAGAAATGATGATGGAGCTGAATCCGGAAGTTGATCTGGAAATGGCGATGAAGGAGCTTCAAGGGATCAGATTTACAGTTACGTAAAGCACACCATGCCTCATAAAAATAGAATGGAAAGAAGATGACGATATGCCAAAAGGTATGTATTCTCAAGGAGTTGCCGTCCTGCTGTCAGAGGCGGTTCCGATTCATAAAATAGCAGACATGCTCAAGGATCAATTCGAAATTGCCAACATCATGGAAACGTTCGACCAATGGGTGTTCAGCGGTCCTAGCTTGCTTATTCCGTACCGTCCAGATGTAAACGGATATATTCAGGTCGATGTCGTCGATAAGCCTTGGCCGGATAGTATGGGAGATCCGGCAGAAGATACGATGCTGTTTGGCGCTTGGTCGATGGGCTTTTTCGGACCGTTTACGTTCTCGAATAGCCTTGAGCGGGCAGCTCAGCAGTCGTGGGGATTTCCCGAAGGGCGGCAAGTCTCATCCGAGCACAAAGCGTTTATCCGTATTCGCTCTTCTTTCGTGTTGGGAGAGTCGAACGATCAGGCTCCTGTACTGCCTGAGGACTACGAGCCGCTCCCGGAGTTGAAGACAGTCACTGCTATTGCGGAATCGCTGTTGAAAATGCCAGAAGCCCTTTGCTTTTTTAATCCAAATGGAGAGTGCCTCGCGTCTGCCGAGCTGATGCAAGAGCTCGATCAACGCTATGAGCAAATACAGCTTCTTCCGCTGGAGCTGTGGTCCAATGTCCGGTTATTCAATCTTCCAGAAGGATGGCTTTTGATGGATACCGTCGGCATGCAACAGTTGGATGTGATCGATCATGAGGCGGTATTTAATGGGGATGCCTACGATCCGAATGAAGTTGCGAGTTTCCTGCGTAATATATCGAACTATGTATATGAAAATGGTCCTGTTATCAATGACGGCGATACAACCGATGGGCCGGGTGATGAAATTTGGAAGTGTGTCTTGTTGGAGGAAGGGTTGGCAAGCCCTCCGCGTGATGTGCTTCGCTGGTATCCATTGGATGGAAGGGAAAAGCCTGCGGGATTGGAATAATTGCGTGATCACTTGGGAGACCAAGGAAACTTGATAAGAAAAAGCACGACCATTTCCCTTGATTTGCAGGGCATTGTCGTGCTTTTTTCGTTAATTTTTAGAGAAGCCAGGCTCATTGTACCTGCTTATTTGATAATCTCCTCATAGATCAGTTTACCGTCATGAGTATACACGCCTATTTTCTTGGTCCCTGAGATGGTGTACTCGATGGCAACTGTTTCATTCGTAGGGGTGATCAACAATTGATGCGGAAAGTTGAAGCTTTTATTGTTAGCTGTGTTCGTTATGATCTGGGTATCCGTATGGAACAACTGCCCCGTCTGTTTGAGCTCTTTTAATTGTTCCGGCTTATTTAGCACATATTGTTGAGGTGAGACGACTTTATCTGCTGCGTTTATTTTGGCAAAGGTATATTGCTTGTTGTTTTTCGTCACAGCGAGAAAGTGACCATCAGCTGTCGGGCGGATAAACGCATACTTTTTGGAAACAATGAGCCCTTTTTTATTCATCAGCACATAAAATTCTTCGTTCCCCAGCTTGCCTGAGACAATGAATGCTCCACTGTGCATATTCGATTCGACTTTGTAATTACGGGAAGGCTTCAGCATAATTTTGCCTTCATTGCTGATAAAATGCGTCTGGCCGTTTATTTTCACACGATGCCAGCCTTCACCATATCCGAAATATTCATCAAAAAATGGCTTGCTCAGTTTTTTTCCATGAATATTTCTCATACCCATCTTGTAGTATTCGTCCCCTTTTGCGTCTTTTACCATTTCACCATAGGGCAAGTAGTACGGATCAAACGATTTCGCAGTCGGTTCGGCTACGTAGAATGGATGATCCGCGTCCGGAAACTTCTTGGTAATTTTCCCTGTTTTGGCATTGTACAGATACGGCAAGTTTCCCGGGTAGTCCGTGCCCGTAAACCATTCCCCATGTATCTGGTTGAAACCAACATCGCAACAGGTACCCATCGGTGAAACTTTGCCATGCTTATCGTAGACCAAATATTCCGTATGCTTGAAAAAGCTGCCATTATAAAAATAACCGTACCCATTTCGGAGCGGGTACACTTCACTTTTATAAGCGAGGTACTTGCTTTTTATTACTTTTCCAGACGGTGAAACCAATGACATGGTGTAAGTCTTTGGAGGTGAATCGTGCTTGTAAAGTGGTTGCTTCGTGAAAAGAAAGAATGGCTCGGTCAAATGAGACGGGATTTGCAGGTTTTGATAAACCACTGGTAATTGCGGTGGATTTAATGGGTCTTGCTGCTCTTCAGCCTTGATTGGCGAGGTAGAGACGAAGGTGAGGAACAGAGCGAGCATGGTTTTTAACAGGGTAGAAAATTTCATGATAGGAATTCCTTTCTAGTAGGTTGATGAGTTGGCTTAAACTATGACGGTTCAGTCGTGACAAATGTTACCATTCGTTTGTAAATAAATGAAAGAGTTCCAAAAGAGAGTGCGAATATGTCTGGCGGGTACAAATCAACAAAATTGAAAGCTAGCGGGTGGAAATGATTGGAGATATGATCAAAGAAGCGAGTCGCGAACAATTGATCATTTATAGTAAAAAGCCGACTGCTTCACGATGGAGAGTCGGCTTTTACGTATAGGTTCATATGTGAAAGACTGTTGAGAAACGTGGTCAGGATTTATTCCGAACTATATATAAATATAATTTAAAATCGTTCGTAAATATTGAGCCGTCATCTCATTTGTTAAAAGATTCTCGGGGGTAATACTTTTGGTTATCGTAAGTATCTCTCCTAAACACGAACAATATGTGTTCTTGATCTTGATGGGAAGAGTGGTCGTCCGTTTTTAAAATCTATGCTTAGGAATCGTCCCTGGAACCGAAATCCGACAGAGGGTAGACAACCCCAAATACCCAAATAACGGATACAAAAACATGAGCAACTGACTATACCCAATTAGGCACAATACAAAAGAAGTTGAGAACAAATACAGGTAAAGCCTCGATTCCGGAACGTCCAATAATTCACGCAGCTGCTGACCAATGCCGAACACGTTGGAAATCAGTGTGGTAAAAATCTCGGAATAGAGTACGAAAACAAAGAACAGCTGGAGCCACTCGTTCCATTGGTCTGTTACGAAAAGAATCGGGATATTCATGAGACGGACATCGTCCCAGTTGGCCAACATGGCAGTATGGACGACAAGGAGCATGAATCCAAGCACGACTCCGCCAATAACGGCTGCCCGAAACAAAACAACCTTGTCGCGGATCGCATAGCCGATCGGGATGAGAACGGATTGGGCCATGGCCAGATTAAAGGACACATACAAGATCGTTTTCCATAGAAACGAGTAATCGGATGGCGCTGAGAGGGGCATTGGTGATTCGGCTGTGCCATCCAGCAATATAAGCAATGCAAACAATAACATCGACGGAACGACAATCGCATTCACGACGAGTAGTTGCTCCAACCCTTTTCGCAGAATCAACAGGGCGAACAGAACAGTGGCTATGGTCCCGACCAAATACGGAATGTCAAACTGCTCCTCCAAGACCGAGCCCGCTCCTGCCAACATGACAGTCGTTACGCCAAAAAGGGTGAGAAAGACCAAAATATTCATCGTACGACCGATCATCGGTCCAAACAGTTTCTGATTAAAGGACTCATAGGAGGGTGTGCGCAAATGATGAGCGATTAGCATCATCTTGTAGCCCAGCCAAACAAAAAGAGATGTGGCGAGCAGGATGCCGATCGTTCCCGCATGACCGTAAGCGGTGAAAAACGCGAGAATTTCTTGACCGCTCGCAAACCCGGCACCTACGACCGTTCCAATGTACGTTGCTGCAACCTGGATACTTTTTCCCCACAACTTCATACTGGTTTTTTCCTTTCCCATCCAAATAACTGCTAGTACAAGTGTATGAACCTCGGAAAAAAACAGAATGAGAAAACTTGTCTATCTCCAAACCAGATCAAGAAAAAAGCGAATGGCACGTGACCATTCGCTTTTTCGTATAAATAGCGACGTTTTACAGAAGAAACATCGCCACGATTGTCGTCACCAAAAGTCCGATCGCCACCGGATATAGATTGCGTCTCGCCAGCTCAAAAGGGTCTACTCCGCAAATCGCGGCAGCAGGGATCAATGCCCAAGGAATAATCGTTCCACCGCCGACCCAGATGGCAGCAATTTGTCCGAGGGCTGTCAAGGTTGCCGCACCAGCACCCAAAGCAGTTGCGAACAGTTGGGCCAAAGAGCCAGCTAGAGTAATCCCGGAGAAGCCTGAGCCATCCAGCCCTGTAATGACACCTACTGCGGATACAGTAAGAGCAGCCACTTCCTTGCTAATGGGAATCGTCTGTGCAAGCGCCACGCCAAGGTCGTTCACGATTCCGTGTGAACCCTGCGGCAGCACTTGCCCAAACACCTTAATAAACCCACTGTCGCCCATATAAAAGAAAGCAGCAATCGGGATGACTGGCCCAAAGACTTTAAACCCGAACTGAAAGCCTTGAATGAGATGTGTTGTAACTTGCTCGAGACCACTTTGCTTGTGCGCGAGCATTGTTGCGATGATGAGAATAAGCAAGGCGGTTCCGCCCACGAGCGCCGTTGCATCGCCTCCGCGTAAATCAAAAGCAAACATGGCCACGACATCGAGGATAAATAATACCGGCACAAGTCCAGCCAACGTACGACGCACGCCATCTGACAAAGGGACTCGTGTGGAAGTAAAAACAGCATCGGGTACGACTGTCTCTTTGGGGGAAGCAAGCACGCCGAGCTTCATGTCCTTTTTCAAATACCAGAATGCGATTGCTGTTGTCACGACGCCCATAATAATAACGAGGGGGACACTGGCCGAAATCACGTCCGAGACAGGAATCCCTGCGGCTTTGGCTGTTAAAGTAGGAGCCCCTTGAATAATATAATCGCCGGACAGTGCAATCCCGTGTCCGAACAAGTTCATCGAAACGGCGACACCCATCGCCGGCAGGCCAGCGCGCAATGCCACGGGCAACATGACAGCACCGATCAGTGCGACAGCTGGAGAAGGCCAGAAAAACCAGGAAATGACCATCATGACAATCCCGATGACCCAATAAGCCAATGTGGGATTTCGAACCAAATGGGTCATCGGCCGAATCATCGTTTCATTTACGCCCGTATCCGTCAAAACGTGACTCATGGCAACGATGATGCAGATGACTAATATCGTCGGCAATAGCTCGGTAATCGCATAGATGAAGCTGCCGAATATTCCGCCGACAGCTGTTGTCACAGATCCGGTCGCTACGAAACCGAGGACCGCTATGCCTACGATACTGATCAGACTCGTATCTTTTCGCAAAACCATTACGAGAACAATGCCGATTACGAACAAGACGTACACACCATGTATCCACAAAAGCTCGATTCCCATGTCGCACCCTCCTTTTTCGTTACTCCGATGAAAGTACCTGGATGTCACAACATATGCGAAAAATAGGCCATGGGTGAACGCACATCCTAGATCAAGCGAGTGAATCGGCTGGAAAACTGGCATTTTTGTCCATGATATGCCACTATTAATGAATGACGAATATTTGGGTTCCAAGCAAGAGAGGGGGATCGGCACATCGACGTACGTAACCAGTCCGTCGTGCAGCCAACTACGATGAATTCGACTACACCCATCCAACGTAAAATGGACCAGGCAATTGAGCTTTTGGAGCGCCGTTTCCTGGAAAGAAGTGAATTGATTCGCCTTTTAATGCTCGGCATCATGAGCGGGGAAAACGCTTTGTTAATCGGTCCGCCGGGAACAGCCAAGTCTCAGCTAGCACGATCTGTCTCTCAGCTTTTTGGATCGGAACATTGGTTCGAGTATTTGCTTACCCGTTTTACGACGCCCGATGAGATATTCGGTCCGGTCTCTCTCCAGCAATTGAAGCTGGATCAATACGTACGAAAAACAACAGGCTATTTGCCCAACGCGCAGTTTGCGTTTTTGGACGAAATTTTCAAAGCGAACAGCGCGATTCTGAATGCGCTGCTTTCTATATTGAACGAACGAATTTATTTCAATGGCAGAGAAAAAGAGGAGGTTCCGTTGCAGTTCTTAATCGCTGCATCGAATGAACTTCCCGATGACGATGATCAATTGACTGCTCTCTATGACCGCTTCCTGTTCCGCTATGAGGTTTACTATTTGAAGCATGCTGCAAGCTATGAGCGCATGTTTTCTTTGCCAACGACGCCTCTTCCTGTTGTGTTCTCGCTGTATGACGTGAAGGATATTCAAGCGGCAGCGAAGCAAGTGGTCATTCCAGAAATCATCATTTATTTCTTGTACCGTCTAAAACAAGACCTGGAAGCAAAAGAGTATGTACTCTCCGACCGCCGCTGGAGCAAAATCGCGCATGTATGGCGTACTTCTGCTGCCTTGCATGGACGTGAACAGGTGACCATCTGGGACACGGTTTTCACTCCGCATATGCTGTGGAATCTTCCTGAGGACTTGACGGTCATGCAGGAAGCGTTTGAACAACAATTTACGGAAGTGCTGAAGAATGATATGGAGAGTGAATTACCACTCCAGCGCTTCGGACAAATTGCGGATAAATGGAAGGAAAAAGAATCGGAGCTGCATGCGTTCCAGTTTAAAAAGGAAGTGGGCGCAAAGCTGGGCAAGGAAGCGATGGAGCGCAATATCCGGTTGTTGGAGGAGAGTCGCGAAGAGGTAGAAGAGACGGCGCGAGACTTGCGCAATCGTCTCATTCAATGGGAGAAGCGGGAGCACGATCTGCATACCTATGTCCTGGAAAAAAACCGCTTGATTCCCCATGTAGAAAAATACGCAGTCAAGTATTCGTACCTGCGAATTGAAGGCGAACGGATTTTGCAGCAGCTACAGCGCACGTATCGGACGATTTTTGACAAGGAAATCCCCGGGGCGGATTATGATTTTACGTTGTAGGGGGTAGTTCGCATGATCATTCGCGCTAGCGGTGTTGATCGCTATGTATTTGAAACGTATCTCGCCTCTTCGCGCACCGCTCAGGAATGGGTTCATGAGGCGCGGGTACGAGCAGCATGGTTTGATTTGGAGCTCTTGGCCGATTTTTTCCTCGTCTTTTATTTGGAAAAACCGGAGATCGATCTGACGCAAGAATCCACTCCTTTTCATCATTGGATGATTCGTACGCTCATGAAGCAGTATTTTACACGCATGATTCATCCTCGTACAGTCGGGCAGGAAAGTGCGTCGTTCAAAACCGCGATCAAGGCCTTGCTGTGGCTGACAGAGACGTTTTCTGAGGAAGTGAAGCAGCGGGAGAAGGATCAACGGCTTTCTCCGCTTTTAACTGGCTTGAAAGACCAGCAAGGCCAGGAAGGAAGCCAACAAGCACAGCTTTCCGAGCTGCTGACAGAAAAACAAAAGGCCAAGCTCGAGTTAGTCGGTTATACGCTTCAGCAGGGGAAGCGGGTCGTGGAAGACAAGCAAGAGGCCATGGACACCAAACCGTTAATACGGGCAGAGGTACTGTCCTTGCAAAATCGCATTACTGAGCTGCAAGAAGAAATGAAAGTTCAGTTCACGAAACGGACCAAACTGCTGCAAAAGGTGAAAAAATTGGAGGGTGAGCTCTCTCAGCGCGAAAAGCAGCTGGATCGACTGCAAAAGCAAGAGAAGGAAGCGATCGCCGCTTTTGAAAAAGAGCTGGGACAATGGCTGGAGCAATCGTTAAAGGTGACCCTATCCACTGAAGAACTCGATACGCTTTTTGTTGAAGAAGTATTTACGGCCAGTCAGCGTTTTGCGAACCGAAGCTGGGGTCATGAGCTTGGTAAGCTGCGCAGGCAAAGCTTTGAGCAGTATTTAAAATGGATTGAGAAATTGAAGCGACATCCTGACCTGGTCGCTTTTCTGAACGAGGTAGGCAGGCAAGTCCATCGCTTCCGTGTGAAGCGCAAAGAAATTCGCTCCAGACATTTTCCAGAGGAATACTATGATTTGCGGCAATCAGGCGATATTGCACGCATGCTGCCAGGTGAAGCCGTGCTTCTCGCTGATCCGGACTTCGAGAACTACTTCATGCTCAAATGGCTGGAGCAAAAGCTCATGACCTACGATACATCCGGATGGGTAGAAGAACCACCAAAAGGTCCGGTGATCTGCATGCTCGACACATCCCATTCGATGCGCGGAAGTAAGCTGCGGCTTGCGCAAATTTTCATTATGACGTTTGCCGCCCTCTCGATGCTGGAAAAGCGTGATTTTATCCTCCTCTTGTTCGGGGCAAAAGGCGAGATCAGAGAACAACCGCTCTACTACAAAAAGCCAGATTGGCCTGCCTTTTACGGCTTGGCGCAAATGGCGTTTGGTGGAGGGACTCACTTCGATGCCCCAATGAAACGAGCCATCGCGCTGGTTGAAAAAGAACAAGCGTGGCGCGGTGCAGATTTTGTCATGGTAACGGATGGAATTGGGGGCATATCTCCTTATGTCCAAGAAAAACTCATCTCTTTGGGCCAGTATAAACAAGTTCGCTTGCACAGCTTGATTGTGGGTTCTGCGAGGCAGCATCTCGTACAAGCGTATGATTTGCTGGGCGTTTCTCACCGCGTCAAATTTGCGACGAGCTGGGAAGCGGATGGGGAGGAGAACACAGGGCTGCTCTTGGATGTATTTCAAACAGCCAAATAAGTGATTCGACGTCAATTCCAAATCTCGTCTCCTCTCGTGGGACGGGATTTTTTTAGGAAGCTTAAGAAAAAATTTAACTCTTACCCACTTTTTTCTTTAATAGTTTCGTCTACGCTGAGCGTAGCTAACAAAAGGAAAATGGTAAAAGGAGGACACCATGAAGGAACTGATCAAGCTGGCCAAGCTTATCCGGGGAGCCAATGTCTTGTTTTCAAATATTGCACAAAAAGAACTAGCGACAAATGAACTTAATTGGCAACAAGTATTGATTCTCGAATTTCTGGGAAACGGACCAAAAACAATGGGGGATATTAGCAAGGCTGTTGATTTGTCAAACAGCACAACTTCCGGCTTAATTAGTAGGCTGGAGGAGGAAAATTTGGTACGAAGATTCCGAGACCGAACGGATCGTCGAATCGTGTGGGTTTCACTGACGGAGCGATTATGCAGTGCCTAAAGGAATCGGCTGAAAAAAAGTGGATAGACCGCTTCCTCTCAGCCGATAATCATGACCCCAATTAACCAACTCTTGCTGCCATCGTACGTCCGAATTCAAGCTCGTCGAATTTGCTCTGAACGAGTTGACGATCGTATTCCCACACGGCATCCTCCAGTTCATACTCCACCGGAACATCCCGAATAATCGTAGCCAGCTTTCTGCTCAAGTACACCTGATCGCGATTCGTTTCCAGCTTGCTGCGCATTTTGGGCGTACAGCTTGCCAGATTTACATATAGGTTGTCCAGATC from the Brevibacillus brevis genome contains:
- a CDS encoding nucleotidyltransferase; translation: MLKQKQIIEAVQEACEQDEQVTSCMMYGSFTKGEGDQYSDVEFYIFIDDPSFETFQSKHWVANIAPYDLMFFNEYGTEVVIFSNLIRGEFHFLPASKIEIIKSFKPTGVFPDTNSMFIYDNTGMLREYLDDLGGKGPERLTDENVSFAFHNFVNAWLLGINVMRRGELARSLEVLTYVQKYMLQLLRINEQNVERWLNSTKNLERDLSPEAYEDYTLITARLRKEELEQAYTHALMLADKLRKQLEPHYDFDVDERMIGKLRDYLNQIE
- a CDS encoding DUF2628 domain-containing protein, producing the protein MDTQLTLNYLSAYVHHHKYYLDVWRTKGFSWNWGAAFFGEAWFAFRKMYLLAIIIYSVNLCVGLLLGLVGLDDATFYEIYIVFAITQRVLFALTANFLYYVSAVQTIKKAHSKHTTLDLDEIKKLGGTSVRAVIVVVLVNFCFSLLDRFLT
- a CDS encoding DUF4261 domain-containing protein, with translation MPKGMYSQGVAVLLSEAVPIHKIADMLKDQFEIANIMETFDQWVFSGPSLLIPYRPDVNGYIQVDVVDKPWPDSMGDPAEDTMLFGAWSMGFFGPFTFSNSLERAAQQSWGFPEGRQVSSEHKAFIRIRSSFVLGESNDQAPVLPEDYEPLPELKTVTAIAESLLKMPEALCFFNPNGECLASAELMQELDQRYEQIQLLPLELWSNVRLFNLPEGWLLMDTVGMQQLDVIDHEAVFNGDAYDPNEVASFLRNISNYVYENGPVINDGDTTDGPGDEIWKCVLLEEGLASPPRDVLRWYPLDGREKPAGLE
- a CDS encoding YkvI family membrane protein, with protein sequence MKLWGKSIQVAATYIGTVVGAGFASGQEILAFFTAYGHAGTIGILLATSLFVWLGYKMMLIAHHLRTPSYESFNQKLFGPMIGRTMNILVFLTLFGVTTVMLAGAGSVLEEQFDIPYLVGTIATVLFALLILRKGLEQLLVVNAIVVPSMLLFALLILLDGTAESPMPLSAPSDYSFLWKTILYVSFNLAMAQSVLIPIGYAIRDKVVLFRAAVIGGVVLGFMLLVVHTAMLANWDDVRLMNIPILFVTDQWNEWLQLFFVFVLYSEIFTTLISNVFGIGQQLRELLDVPESRLYLYLFSTSFVLCLIGYSQLLMFLYPLFGYLGLSTLCRISVPGTIPKHRF
- a CDS encoding AAA family ATPase, producing the protein MNSTTPIQRKMDQAIELLERRFLERSELIRLLMLGIMSGENALLIGPPGTAKSQLARSVSQLFGSEHWFEYLLTRFTTPDEIFGPVSLQQLKLDQYVRKTTGYLPNAQFAFLDEIFKANSAILNALLSILNERIYFNGREKEEVPLQFLIAASNELPDDDDQLTALYDRFLFRYEVYYLKHAASYERMFSLPTTPLPVVFSLYDVKDIQAAAKQVVIPEIIIYFLYRLKQDLEAKEYVLSDRRWSKIAHVWRTSAALHGREQVTIWDTVFTPHMLWNLPEDLTVMQEAFEQQFTEVLKNDMESELPLQRFGQIADKWKEKESELHAFQFKKEVGAKLGKEAMERNIRLLEESREEVEETARDLRNRLIQWEKREHDLHTYVLEKNRLIPHVEKYAVKYSYLRIEGERILQQLQRTYRTIFDKEIPGADYDFTL
- a CDS encoding MarR family transcriptional regulator: MKELIKLAKLIRGANVLFSNIAQKELATNELNWQQVLILEFLGNGPKTMGDISKAVDLSNSTTSGLISRLEEENLVRRFRDRTDRRIVWVSLTERLCSA